The segment CGCGGCACCGCGAAGCAGGTGTTCGGCGCGCCGGCGCAGGAGCGCACGCAGCAGTTCCTGCGCCGGATCGTGGAGGCGGGACGGCTCTAGACCCCCTCGGGCTGGCCCAGCTTCTTGACGAGCAGTTCGAACTGGAGGTCGTCGCGGGTGGGCCGGCCGAACCGCTCGTCGCCGTAGGGGAAGGGGCTCATCTCGCCGGTGCGGGCGTAGCCGCGGCGTACGTACCAGGCGATGAGGTCCTCGCGGGCGGAGATCACCGTCATGTGCATCTCGTCAGCGCCCCACTCCTGGTGCGCGAAGCGCTCGGCCTCGGCGAGGACGGCCTTGCCGAGGCCGCCGCCCTGAAGGACCGGGCTGACGGCGAACATGCCGAAGTAGGCGTGCCCGTCGCGGTTCTCCAGCTGGCAGCAGGCGACCAGCGCCCCGCCGGATTCGGCCACCACCATCCGGCCGGCGGATCCGCCGACGACGGCCGCCACTCCTTCGGGGTCGGTGCGCTGCCCCTCCAGGAGATCCGCCTCGGTGGTCCACCCGGCCCGGCTGGCCTCGCCCCGGTAGGCCGACTCGACGAGCGCGACCAGGGCGGGTACGTCGGCCTCGGTGGCGGTCCGGAAGGTGGGCTGCGCGGCGCGCTCGGCGGTGGCCATGTGGGCGGTGTCCTTCGGTCACGGTTGCGGGTCGGTCCGAGGCTAACCGGTACCGGGTTTCAGGAGCACCCGCCGGTACGGTCGGACCCATGGTCAACGTACTGAGCAGCCGGATCCTGCTGCGGCCGGCCGATCTGGAGCGGTCGCGGGCTTTCTACCGGGACGACA is part of the Streptomyces sp. NBC_01262 genome and harbors:
- a CDS encoding GNAT family N-acetyltransferase — encoded protein: MATAERAAQPTFRTATEADVPALVALVESAYRGEASRAGWTTEADLLEGQRTDPEGVAAVVGGSAGRMVVAESGGALVACCQLENRDGHAYFGMFAVSPVLQGGGLGKAVLAEAERFAHQEWGADEMHMTVISAREDLIAWYVRRGYARTGEMSPFPYGDERFGRPTRDDLQFELLVKKLGQPEGV